CGTCCGGGCCACCGACTCGGCGACGAGGTCGTGGTCCCACGGGGCCAGCGACCGGAGGTCGACGATCTCCACCGACGCGCCCTGCTCCTCGGCGAGGCGGGCGGCCGCCTGACGGCTCTTCTCGACGGTGGCGCCGTAGGTGACGATGGTCAGGTCGGTACCGCGCTGCACATAGGTCGCCCGCCCGAACGGGATCACGTGGTTGGGTCCGGGCAGAGGGTCGCGGGCGTAGGGCTGGCGCAGCAGGTGCTTGTGCTCGAGGAAGAGCACCGGGTCCTCGCAGCGGAAGGCGTAGCGCAGCAGCCCCGAGGCATCGCTCGCCCGGGAGGGGAAGGCGACGAGCAGGCCCGGGATGTGGGTGAAGATCGACTCCCCGCACTGCGAGTGCCAGATCGACCCGCCGGTGAGGTAGCCGCCGATGGGGACGCGCAGCACCATCGGGCAGCGGTAGGCGCCGTTCGATCGCCAGCGCAGCGTGGCTGCCTCGCTCTTGATCTGCTGCATGGCGGGCCAGATGTAGTCGAAGAACTGGATCTCCGGCGCCGGCCGCAGCCCCCGCAGCCCCTGGCCGATCGCCCGGCCGACGATGTTGGCCTCGGCGAGGGGGGTGTTGTAGCAGCGGGCCTGGCCGAAGGCCTTCTGCAACCCCAAGGTGGTGCCGAAGACGCCTCCCTTGCCCTCGACCTCGGCCAGCACCGCCTCACGGGCGTCGGCCACGTCCTCCCCGAAGACCCGGATGCGCTCGTCGGCCTCCATCTGCTCGTGGAGGGTGAGGCGGATGGCCGCGCCGAAGGTGACCGGTTCCCCGTCGCCAGGTTCCTCGTGGGGCGCAACGTCAGGCAGGGCGACGACGTGCTCGCCAACCGTCGCCGGGTCGGGGCGGGTGCCGGCCATGGCCTGGCGGGCTGCCGCACCCACCGACGCCTTGGCGTCGTCGCGGATGGCGGCCGCCTCGTCTTTGGTGATGACGCCCGCCTCGATCAGCTCGCGCTCGAGGCGGTCGATGGGGTCCAAGAGGGCCTCCACCTCGAGCTCCTGGGGCAGGCGGTACTTGCTCTGGGTGTCGGCGCCGGAGTGCGAGTAGGGCCGGGTCACCATGGCGTGGATGAGGG
The sequence above is a segment of the Acidimicrobiales bacterium genome. Coding sequences within it:
- a CDS encoding dehydrogenase E1 component subunit alpha/beta → MASTIDRGTTGEGAADDDGGRGGTYRGMPTDELVADLRLACTSRAIDDRQLGMQKQSRVFFQISGAGHEALGLGLARHLRPGYDWFFPYYRDQALVLGLGVSPLDILLQAVGSADCPSSAGRQMPSHWGSTELHIVSQSSPTGSQCLPAVGCAEASRYISRRPQMEGCHAHGDEVTYVSLGEGATSEGEFWESLNTACTLHLPVVFVIADNGYAISVPSTDQAPAPVAELVQGFRGLAVHRIDGTDYPAVREAAARAIAKVRAGEGPALIHAMVTRPYSHSGADTQSKYRLPQELEVEALLDPIDRLERELIEAGVITKDEAAAIRDDAKASVGAAARQAMAGTRPDPATVGEHVVALPDVAPHEEPGDGEPVTFGAAIRLTLHEQMEADERIRVFGEDVADAREAVLAEVEGKGGVFGTTLGLQKAFGQARCYNTPLAEANIVGRAIGQGLRGLRPAPEIQFFDYIWPAMQQIKSEAATLRWRSNGAYRCPMVLRVPIGGYLTGGSIWHSQCGESIFTHIPGLLVAFPSRASDASGLLRYAFRCEDPVLFLEHKHLLRQPYARDPLPGPNHVIPFGRATYVQRGTDLTIVTYGATVEKSRQAAARLAEEQGASVEIVDLRSLAPWDHDLVAESVARTAKVLVVHEDVLTGGFGAEVAAWVGAECFADLDAPVRRVGALDNHVPYEPTLETATLPQVDDIVAAARDLIAF